The Acetomicrobium sp. S15 = DSM 107314 genome window below encodes:
- the lepA gene encoding translation elongation factor 4, giving the protein MNKSEELRNFCIIAHVDHGKSTLADRFLEFTNSVDFNKRRDQMLDSMDLERERGLTVKLSPVQMRYSARDGRKYVLNLIDTPGHVDFSYEVSRSLAACEGALLVVDASQGVQARTVANAYLAVSQGLEIIPVINKIDLPHARAEEVKREIEDIIGIDASDAILASAKEGIGIEEILERIVKQIPPPGGSVDAPLQALIFDSIYDNYRGVICYVRLFNGTLRVGQAIKFMATERGYEVEEVGTFRPHLVPVDELGPGDVGYVIANVKSLVEARVGDTITDALRPAETPLPGYEKIKPVVFCGFYPLDSDDYGKLRESLEKLQLNDASLAFEPETSAALGFGFRCGFLGLLHMDITKERLSREFGVELVATAPNVVYQVVLSDGTILEVHRPSDFPESGRIKEIREPYIRLTIFVNPDCVGKVMQLCQNRRGQFVIMSYITQNRVRLIYDLPLAEFIGDFYDKLNSATHGFASLDYEHIGFRADDLVKVDILIHGEQVDAFSFICHRNAAYHRALAVVQRLKELIPRQLFEVAIQAAVGRKVIVRQSVRPLKKDVLAKCYGGDVTRKRKLLEKQKEGKRRMKQVGRVMIPQEAFLAFLQMEEK; this is encoded by the coding sequence ATGAACAAAAGCGAAGAGCTGCGCAACTTTTGTATAATAGCTCATGTAGACCACGGCAAGTCAACTTTGGCCGACAGGTTTTTGGAGTTCACGAACTCCGTAGATTTCAACAAGAGACGAGACCAGATGCTCGATTCCATGGATCTCGAGAGAGAAAGAGGGCTAACCGTAAAGCTTTCTCCTGTACAGATGCGGTATTCTGCTCGCGACGGCCGCAAATATGTCCTCAATTTGATAGACACGCCTGGTCATGTCGACTTCAGTTACGAAGTCTCCCGTTCCTTGGCTGCCTGTGAGGGGGCCTTGCTGGTGGTGGATGCCTCGCAGGGAGTGCAAGCAAGGACCGTTGCGAATGCCTATTTGGCCGTATCTCAGGGCCTTGAAATAATCCCTGTCATAAATAAAATAGACCTCCCTCACGCGAGAGCGGAGGAAGTAAAAAGGGAGATCGAAGATATTATAGGCATCGATGCGAGCGATGCCATCCTCGCCTCCGCCAAGGAAGGCATCGGTATCGAGGAGATCCTGGAGCGCATAGTGAAGCAGATCCCGCCGCCTGGCGGCAGCGTTGATGCCCCCCTTCAAGCGTTGATATTTGACTCCATATACGACAATTATAGAGGGGTCATATGTTACGTGCGCCTTTTCAACGGGACGCTGAGGGTGGGACAGGCGATAAAATTTATGGCCACCGAGCGTGGTTACGAAGTGGAAGAAGTGGGCACCTTTCGCCCCCATCTGGTACCCGTCGATGAGTTGGGGCCGGGAGATGTGGGTTATGTGATTGCCAATGTGAAGTCACTCGTAGAAGCGAGGGTAGGCGACACGATAACCGATGCGCTTCGCCCCGCAGAGACCCCATTGCCAGGATATGAAAAGATCAAACCGGTAGTCTTTTGCGGTTTTTACCCGTTAGACAGCGATGATTACGGCAAGCTCAGGGAGTCCCTCGAGAAGTTGCAGTTGAACGACGCTTCCCTTGCGTTCGAGCCGGAGACATCAGCCGCCCTTGGTTTCGGCTTCCGCTGCGGTTTCTTGGGTCTTCTTCACATGGATATCACTAAGGAGCGCCTGAGTCGAGAGTTCGGCGTGGAGCTCGTGGCCACGGCCCCTAACGTGGTCTACCAGGTCGTCTTGTCCGATGGGACGATCCTGGAGGTTCATCGCCCCTCCGATTTCCCGGAGAGCGGCAGAATCAAGGAGATCAGAGAGCCATATATACGTCTCACGATTTTTGTCAACCCCGATTGCGTCGGAAAGGTTATGCAGCTGTGCCAAAACAGGAGAGGGCAATTTGTGATTATGTCATACATAACCCAAAACCGAGTGCGTCTGATCTATGACCTGCCGCTCGCGGAGTTCATAGGAGACTTTTACGACAAACTCAACTCGGCCACCCACGGTTTTGCGTCGCTGGACTACGAGCACATAGGCTTCAGAGCAGACGACTTAGTCAAGGTCGATATACTGATCCACGGAGAGCAGGTGGATGCCTTTTCGTTTATATGTCATCGCAACGCCGCTTACCACAGAGCGTTGGCGGTCGTCCAAAGGCTGAAAGAGCTCATCCCTCGTCAACTCTTCGAAGTGGCCATTCAGGCCGCTGTGGGGCGCAAGGTTATCGTAAGACAGAGCGTAAGACCCCTTAAGAAGGACGTGTTGGCGAAGTGCTACGGGGGGGATGTGACGCGAAAG
- a CDS encoding formate/nitrite transporter family protein, giving the protein MNYRSPSQVAAEACRLARNKASLSVGQMLLLGILAGAYVAFAAWLYTVVTCDMTEKFGMGFTKLVGASAFTVGLMMVIIGGAELFTGNCIMPLGVMAGYCSISQMLRNWFWVFVANYIGSALVAALIYATGLWEGTTGANAIKIAAGKMSLPFLQAFARGVACNWIVVLTVWMSMAAMDIISKIGIIFFPIMAFLASGFEHSIANMYFLTFANFMKRSQAAALAGISQEELTNVTWHGFFNNMIPVTLGNIVGGVLFVACFYFLVYRRELLSLSDEIVDLSSRKKEAKS; this is encoded by the coding sequence ATGAACTACAGATCTCCATCGCAAGTAGCAGCAGAGGCGTGTCGTCTCGCCCGGAACAAGGCTTCTCTCTCTGTGGGGCAGATGCTACTGTTGGGAATACTGGCCGGAGCTTATGTAGCTTTTGCTGCCTGGCTTTATACTGTGGTGACCTGCGATATGACCGAAAAATTTGGGATGGGCTTCACAAAGCTCGTAGGCGCTTCAGCTTTCACGGTTGGCCTCATGATGGTGATAATCGGAGGGGCCGAGTTGTTCACGGGCAATTGCATCATGCCGTTGGGAGTAATGGCGGGGTACTGCTCCATTTCGCAAATGCTTCGCAACTGGTTTTGGGTATTTGTGGCGAATTACATAGGCTCTGCTTTAGTCGCTGCCTTGATATATGCCACAGGCCTTTGGGAAGGAACGACCGGCGCAAATGCCATAAAAATTGCTGCTGGAAAGATGAGCCTGCCGTTTCTGCAAGCCTTCGCCAGGGGTGTAGCCTGCAATTGGATCGTCGTGCTCACGGTTTGGATGAGCATGGCTGCTATGGACATTATAAGCAAGATAGGGATTATTTTCTTTCCCATCATGGCGTTTTTAGCCTCCGGCTTCGAGCATTCAATTGCGAACATGTATTTTTTGACCTTTGCCAATTTTATGAAAAGAAGCCAAGCGGCAGCTTTGGCTGGTATTTCGCAAGAAGAGTTGACGAACGTTACATGGCACGGCTTTTTTAACAACATGATCCCTGTAACGCTGGGCAACATAGTAGGGGGTGTCCTCTTCGTGGCCTGTTTCTATTTTCTCGTCTATCGAAGGGAGCTCCTCAGCCTATCTGACGAAATCGTCGACCTTTCGTCGCGCAAAAAAGAGGCCAAATCCTGA